Proteins from a genomic interval of Candidatus Fokinia cryptica:
- the lepA gene encoding translation elongation factor 4 — protein MKKKALQHIRNFSIIAHIDHGKSTIADRLIEECKGVEMRDMKAQILDSMDIEKERGITIKAQTVRLLYTALDGNEYVLNLIDTPGHVDFSYEVSRSLAACEGAILVVDASQGVEAQTLANVYKAMDADNEIIPVLNKIDLPAADPEKIATQIRDIIGLDTTNIIKVSAKTGVGILDILEGIIKLLPPPKGDIDKPLKALLLDSWYDKYLGIVVLVRVMDGEVKKGDEIVMMSNSAKYTVENIGIFTPKKVNVESLSAGECGFIVATIKQVKDCKVGDTITNARVPCDKALSGFKPSLPVVFCSIYPVDSTEFSLLKESLEKLNLNDASFTYEVENSAALGFGFRCGFLGMLHFEIIQERIEREFNVGLVTTPPSVIYKVTLFSGDNIDVHNAADMPDPSRIKSIQEPWIKAIMMTPEQYIGVILELCNSKRGEHVSITYSSDRVVITYMLPLNEVVYDFYDKLKSCSRGYASFDWEKADYRDGDLVKLNIMINGESVDAMSTIIHRTRAESRGREICERLSKLIPKHMFPIPIQAAIGGKIIARETISALRKNVTAKCYGGDITRKRKLLEKQKEGKKRMKSIGRVDVPQSAFVSLLKGEIKNTD, from the coding sequence ATGAAAAAGAAAGCTCTACAGCATATTAGAAATTTTTCTATTATTGCTCATATAGATCATGGTAAATCTACCATAGCAGATAGGTTAATCGAAGAATGTAAGGGAGTTGAGATGCGTGATATGAAGGCGCAAATTCTTGATTCTATGGATATAGAAAAAGAGCGTGGCATTACTATTAAAGCTCAAACTGTAAGACTTCTTTATACGGCATTAGATGGAAATGAATATGTGTTAAATTTAATAGACACTCCTGGGCATGTAGATTTTAGTTATGAAGTAAGTAGATCTCTTGCAGCATGTGAGGGTGCAATTTTAGTTGTAGATGCATCTCAAGGAGTAGAAGCTCAAACTCTCGCAAATGTGTATAAAGCAATGGATGCTGATAATGAAATTATTCCAGTTCTTAATAAAATAGATTTGCCAGCAGCAGATCCTGAGAAAATTGCGACGCAAATACGTGATATTATTGGTCTTGATACAACAAATATTATTAAAGTATCTGCAAAAACTGGTGTAGGTATATTGGATATTTTAGAAGGTATAATCAAGCTTCTACCGCCACCTAAAGGTGATATTGATAAACCTCTCAAAGCTTTACTGTTAGATAGTTGGTACGATAAATATTTGGGAATTGTTGTATTAGTTCGTGTAATGGACGGTGAGGTAAAAAAAGGCGATGAGATTGTTATGATGTCGAATAGTGCAAAATATACGGTAGAGAATATAGGGATATTTACTCCTAAAAAAGTTAATGTAGAGTCCTTAAGTGCGGGTGAATGTGGATTTATAGTAGCTACAATAAAGCAAGTAAAAGACTGTAAAGTTGGTGATACGATTACTAATGCTAGAGTGCCATGTGATAAAGCTTTATCAGGTTTCAAGCCAAGTCTTCCAGTAGTATTTTGCAGTATATATCCAGTTGATAGTACGGAATTTTCCCTTTTAAAAGAGAGTTTAGAAAAGCTAAATCTTAATGACGCAAGCTTTACTTATGAGGTAGAAAATTCTGCAGCTTTAGGCTTTGGATTTCGATGTGGTTTTCTTGGAATGTTACACTTTGAAATTATTCAAGAAAGAATAGAAAGAGAATTTAATGTTGGACTTGTTACTACACCTCCGAGTGTAATATATAAGGTAACTCTCTTTTCTGGAGACAATATTGATGTGCACAATGCCGCAGATATGCCAGATCCGTCAAGGATAAAAAGTATACAAGAGCCTTGGATTAAAGCTATTATGATGACACCCGAGCAATATATTGGAGTAATATTGGAGTTATGTAATTCTAAAAGAGGAGAGCATGTGAGCATTACATACTCTAGTGATAGAGTAGTTATTACTTATATGTTGCCATTAAATGAAGTGGTATACGACTTTTATGACAAGCTGAAGTCTTGTTCGCGAGGATATGCAAGTTTCGATTGGGAGAAAGCTGATTATAGGGATGGAGATTTAGTAAAGCTTAACATTATGATTAATGGAGAAAGTGTAGATGCGATGTCCACTATTATACATCGTACTCGTGCGGAAAGTAGAGGACGTGAGATATGTGAAAGGCTTAGCAAACTCATACCAAAGCATATGTTCCCTATACCTATACAAGCGGCAATAGGAGGAAAAATTATAGCAAGAGAGACAATTAGTGCATTGAGAAAAAACGTTACGGCAAAATGCTATGGTGGAGATATTACGAGAAAAAGGAAACTTTTAGAGAAGCAGAAAGAAGGTAAGAAACGCATGAAATCTATAGGAAGAGTAGACGTTCCTCAGTCAGCATTCGTATCTTTACTAAAAGGAGAAATAAAAAACACCGATTAA
- a CDS encoding rhodanese-like domain-containing protein, giving the protein MSQFSVATFYKFSRITNTTEIQAQLKNFLAENNVKGTILIAEEGLNATISIPSELETRVLTKILEITGYVMDFKVTYSHSHPFGKLKVKIKSQIITVRGIDKIPFTPGTYLKASEWNELLNEQNVKLIDTRNSYETCVGIFRGAIDPKVENFSEFFNWLDDYVATLNKNDAIAMYCTGGVRCEKTTSYLKAKGFQKVFHLDGGIIRYLQECGTKSDSKWLGDCFVFDDRIAIKSDMRAVNENF; this is encoded by the coding sequence ATGTCGCAGTTTTCAGTAGCAACATTTTATAAATTTTCTCGCATCACGAACACAACAGAAATACAAGCACAATTAAAAAACTTTCTTGCAGAAAATAACGTGAAAGGCACTATATTGATAGCAGAGGAAGGATTAAATGCAACTATTTCTATTCCATCTGAATTAGAAACTAGAGTTTTAACTAAAATCTTAGAAATTACGGGATACGTTATGGATTTTAAAGTAACTTATTCCCATTCTCATCCATTTGGAAAGCTAAAAGTAAAGATAAAATCTCAGATTATTACGGTAAGGGGAATTGACAAAATACCATTCACTCCTGGTACTTATCTAAAAGCAAGTGAATGGAACGAATTGCTCAACGAACAAAATGTCAAACTTATAGATACGAGAAACAGTTATGAAACTTGCGTCGGTATTTTTAGAGGAGCAATAGATCCAAAAGTCGAAAATTTTTCAGAATTCTTCAACTGGCTTGATGATTATGTAGCTACACTCAACAAAAATGATGCAATCGCTATGTATTGTACAGGAGGTGTAAGATGTGAAAAAACAACGTCATACCTCAAAGCAAAGGGCTTTCAAAAAGTATTTCACTTAGATGGTGGGATAATAAGATATCTTCAAGAATGTGGAACTAAGTCTGATTCGAAATGGCTGGGAGATTGCTTCGTTTTTGATGATAGAATAGCTATTAAAAGTGATATGAGAGCTGTAAATGAAAATTTCTAG
- a CDS encoding MFS transporter, with amino-acid sequence MQIAYSHFLRSLFIWGIGCFFYFYQFIGRIIPSITSEQLMHDLNLSASSFAISSSSWYIAYAIAQLPIGLLLDSYSPKRVMSISCLIISLGAYIVASSHSYHILAFGRVLMGIGSSGALISTMKISRMLFSPAMFPVASSTTIAIGVLAPIFCNLFASDAIIGIGWRVSFLYTSILGIILSFIILLFVHTPTSSNDKKSLIYGEVLKNPELIAIGIIALILYSIISAIGDMWGATFFTVVFNISAISGKFVNTMIYLGYSIGCFFIGWIVNKFYSIYLIHFICSAVITVILGYLSFCNFSLDLVSGAFMMFLIGIFASSKVLTFTQSVLIGGKNNTGTAVALVNCITMLGGTLCQSGIGIIMDMTWSGATNESGRRIYTVSDYKAGLSFIFLLFLLSSFLSLYFLKKSKINHRIS; translated from the coding sequence ATGCAAATTGCTTATTCTCACTTTCTTAGGTCACTATTCATTTGGGGAATAGGATGCTTTTTTTATTTCTATCAATTCATAGGTAGGATAATACCTAGTATTACTTCTGAGCAACTGATGCATGATCTGAATTTATCAGCCTCTTCCTTCGCCATTTCATCATCTTCTTGGTATATAGCATATGCAATTGCACAGTTACCAATTGGATTATTGTTGGATTCTTACAGCCCTAAAAGAGTGATGTCTATTTCCTGTCTTATCATATCATTAGGTGCTTATATTGTTGCTTCATCTCATTCTTACCACATACTTGCGTTTGGTCGTGTATTAATGGGAATAGGCTCATCTGGTGCTTTGATAAGTACAATGAAAATATCAAGAATGCTTTTCTCTCCTGCTATGTTTCCTGTCGCAAGTAGTACTACTATAGCAATAGGCGTGCTAGCACCTATCTTTTGTAATCTTTTTGCATCTGATGCAATTATTGGTATAGGATGGCGTGTATCATTTCTTTATACTTCCATCTTAGGAATTATACTTTCTTTTATTATACTGTTATTTGTTCATACTCCTACTTCTAGTAATGATAAAAAATCCTTAATTTACGGTGAAGTATTAAAGAATCCTGAACTCATTGCTATAGGTATAATTGCACTTATATTATATTCCATTATTTCAGCTATAGGTGACATGTGGGGTGCGACTTTTTTTACTGTTGTGTTCAATATTTCTGCAATCAGCGGGAAATTTGTAAATACTATGATATATCTTGGTTATTCCATTGGATGCTTTTTTATCGGTTGGATTGTGAATAAGTTTTATAGCATTTATTTGATTCATTTTATCTGTTCTGCTGTGATTACAGTGATACTTGGGTATTTAAGTTTTTGTAATTTTAGTCTGGATCTCGTATCAGGTGCATTTATGATGTTTTTGATAGGGATTTTTGCTTCCTCTAAAGTGCTTACTTTTACACAATCTGTACTCATAGGCGGTAAAAATAATACCGGTACTGCTGTAGCTCTTGTAAACTGTATTACAATGCTTGGTGGTACTTTATGTCAGTCCGGAATAGGTATTATTATGGATATGACATGGAGTGGTGCTACTAATGAGAGTGGTCGTAGAATATATACAGTAAGTGACTACAAAGCTGGCCTTTCTTTTATCTTTCTTCTCTTCCTGTTATCATCATTTCTTTCTTTATATTTTTTGAAGAAAAGTAAAATAAATCATAGAATTAGTTAA
- a CDS encoding RluA family pseudouridine synthase, with the protein MIDMSFVVGENESGLRIERAIVKFAHTSNCMINFRDVSIFLRKGLLYCNSKKVKRSIIVEKDDRIVVKYFHHRHVSVAKKQVSEEVAYEFLVKVRNNIIYDTKDFLVINKEVGWAVQGGSNVKISIDDILPLLDEKCTMKLVHRIDMCTSGALLIAKNTNCARLLGEMFAQHEVRKVYIGVVVISEQNTSMHNDGISHDVIEYCKEGKIKRQNAITKHKVLCCSPISNIMLMQFEIETGRKHQVRIHAMNAGTPILGDKKYGKQREFSIQEYMLDKMFLHSYRIQFRYENNKVDIVAPLPAHFIKLCNTYFPAISIKDGMLN; encoded by the coding sequence ATGATAGATATGAGTTTTGTTGTAGGAGAGAATGAAAGTGGCTTACGTATAGAAAGAGCTATTGTGAAGTTCGCTCATACAAGTAATTGCATGATAAATTTTAGAGATGTATCAATTTTCCTCAGGAAAGGTTTACTTTATTGCAATAGTAAGAAAGTAAAAAGATCCATAATCGTGGAAAAAGATGATAGAATTGTAGTGAAATATTTTCATCATCGACATGTATCAGTAGCGAAGAAGCAAGTTAGCGAAGAGGTTGCTTATGAATTTCTAGTAAAAGTGAGAAATAATATAATATACGACACAAAAGATTTTTTAGTGATTAATAAAGAAGTGGGATGGGCAGTACAAGGTGGTAGTAATGTTAAAATCAGTATAGATGATATTTTGCCATTATTAGATGAAAAATGTACGATGAAATTGGTGCATAGAATAGACATGTGTACCAGTGGAGCTTTATTGATTGCAAAAAATACTAATTGTGCTCGATTGCTTGGCGAAATGTTTGCTCAACATGAAGTACGTAAAGTATATATTGGAGTCGTAGTAATAAGTGAGCAAAACACATCAATGCATAATGATGGTATTAGCCACGATGTTATAGAATACTGCAAAGAAGGTAAAATAAAGCGACAAAATGCTATAACAAAGCATAAAGTATTATGCTGTTCACCAATATCAAATATCATGCTTATGCAATTTGAGATAGAAACGGGAAGAAAACATCAAGTACGGATTCATGCAATGAATGCTGGAACTCCGATTTTGGGTGATAAAAAATATGGCAAACAAAGAGAATTTAGTATCCAAGAATATATGTTAGATAAAATGTTCCTTCATTCTTATAGAATACAATTTAGATATGAAAATAATAAAGTAGATATAGTGGCGCCTCTTCCTGCTCACTTTATTAAATTATGCAATACGTATTTTCCTGCAATATCAATAAAAGATGGAATGCTTAATTAG
- the rplR gene encoding 50S ribosomal protein L18, whose amino-acid sequence MINKKRRAERTRVRVKLRNKSSRMRMTVFISNCHVYSQVIDDTSGNVLLSASTLSMRVSSSRKPNYSNAICAEQVGKEIAKKCKDANIEKVVFDKGAKRYHGVVKAFAESARSGGLNF is encoded by the coding sequence ATGATAAACAAAAAGCGTAGAGCTGAAAGAACTAGAGTAAGGGTGAAGCTGCGTAATAAGTCGAGCAGGATGAGAATGACGGTTTTTATATCGAATTGTCACGTTTATTCTCAGGTAATAGATGATACTAGCGGAAATGTATTACTTTCAGCTTCTACTCTAAGCATGAGAGTAAGTTCCTCAAGAAAACCGAATTATTCAAATGCTATATGTGCAGAGCAAGTAGGCAAAGAAATAGCAAAAAAATGTAAGGATGCAAATATTGAAAAAGTAGTATTCGACAAAGGAGCTAAAAGATATCATGGTGTAGTAAAAGCTTTTGCAGAGAGTGCTCGTAGTGGCGGATTGAACTTTTAG
- the fabG gene encoding 3-oxoacyl-ACP reductase FabG, producing the protein MFALEGRKILLTGATGGIGQVVVEYLVKRGAIVVGSGTTSNNDVLQEMEIIYGGKFKGIQFDLGASSSKIDAFLKSAEEKIGGTFDTLIYNAGITSDKLALRMTDTDWTDVITVNLTAAFLCCKAVLPSMMKNRFGRIIVTSSIVGFTGNIGQANYTTSKAGMIGLMKTLALEVASRNITVNAVAPGFINTRMTEKIPENAKQEFLKRIPLGKFGEPADVASAIIFLASNEAHYITGSTLHVNGGLYM; encoded by the coding sequence ATGTTTGCCCTAGAAGGTAGAAAAATATTATTGACCGGTGCTACTGGAGGTATAGGACAGGTCGTTGTTGAATATCTTGTTAAAAGAGGTGCTATTGTAGTTGGAAGTGGAACTACTAGTAATAATGATGTTCTCCAAGAAATGGAGATAATTTATGGTGGAAAGTTCAAAGGCATACAATTCGATCTTGGTGCTTCTTCTAGTAAAATTGATGCTTTCTTAAAAAGCGCAGAAGAAAAAATTGGAGGAACATTTGATACGTTAATATATAATGCCGGAATCACTTCGGACAAACTAGCTTTGAGAATGACAGATACCGATTGGACGGATGTTATCACCGTTAATCTCACTGCGGCATTTTTGTGTTGTAAAGCAGTATTACCAAGTATGATGAAAAATAGATTTGGAAGGATAATAGTTACATCATCGATAGTAGGATTCACTGGCAACATAGGGCAGGCTAATTATACAACGAGCAAAGCTGGGATGATAGGCTTAATGAAGACACTTGCTTTAGAGGTTGCAAGCAGAAATATTACTGTAAATGCGGTAGCACCTGGCTTTATTAATACTAGGATGACTGAAAAAATTCCGGAAAATGCAAAGCAGGAATTTTTGAAACGTATACCTTTAGGAAAATTTGGAGAACCTGCAGATGTTGCCTCGGCAATAATATTTCTTGCTTCAAATGAAGCTCATTATATTACTGGAAGTACTTTACATGTAAATGGTGGTTTATACATGTAA
- a CDS encoding penicillin-binding protein 2 has protein sequence MLPKTQRIFIALGIILVFYCAIIGKLLFISFSKNFDNNEIISRYIKIKPPIKDRNGIILATNLQTYSIYVNPQEILDINEFITKLMPFAFKDLEKKVDKYIKNKSTFMWLKRHVSPTEEHKIRELGLSGLYCIKDLKRFYPHSEISAHVVGYVDLDSNALAGLEKILEIPEYSEVKELYSNIDIRIQGAAHHALSNSVRLNEAESGVAIVMDVTNGEILASVSIPDFDPNMLQHAEQDATINRASMAVMEMGSTFKVLSMAIGFDTNSVSLDEKFHVSQPLTIGRFTITDYKPRSSVISTAQVLAYSSNIGIAAIANRFGIKQQAEYFKRFKLLQKVESDFPEITNPLFPPLAKWNHASLITMSYGYGIAVTPLHAITALASTINGGFLIPPQFIKNEKQTIKKSKILKSKTVRKMQHLLHYVVNHSTTKKFAIDGYCIGGKSGTAEVLQHGQYVKNMNNGYFFSVFPCNKPKYAVYVVIRNSKKNTYNKHITTGGIVAGPVAKNIMLSIINIMNMQHIKECDDIQNKIIN, from the coding sequence ATGCTCCCCAAAACTCAGAGAATATTTATAGCATTAGGTATTATACTGGTATTTTATTGCGCTATAATTGGCAAATTACTTTTCATTTCTTTTTCAAAAAATTTCGATAATAACGAGATTATCTCTCGTTATATCAAGATTAAACCACCTATAAAAGATAGAAATGGAATCATACTTGCTACTAATTTACAGACGTATTCCATTTATGTGAATCCTCAAGAAATATTAGATATAAATGAATTTATAACTAAACTTATGCCTTTCGCATTTAAAGATTTAGAAAAGAAAGTAGATAAATATATTAAGAATAAAAGCACATTTATGTGGCTTAAGAGACATGTGTCCCCAACTGAAGAACATAAGATAAGAGAATTAGGATTATCGGGTTTGTACTGTATTAAAGATTTAAAACGTTTTTATCCACACTCTGAGATATCCGCTCATGTTGTCGGGTACGTTGATTTAGATAGCAATGCCTTAGCAGGACTCGAGAAAATACTGGAAATTCCTGAATATTCTGAAGTAAAGGAGTTATATAGTAATATTGACATCAGAATACAAGGAGCAGCACATCATGCACTTTCCAATAGTGTAAGACTGAATGAAGCAGAATCCGGAGTTGCTATAGTAATGGATGTTACAAACGGAGAAATTTTAGCTTCGGTAAGTATCCCAGACTTTGATCCTAATATGTTACAACATGCTGAACAAGATGCTACAATTAATAGAGCGTCAATGGCTGTAATGGAAATGGGCTCTACTTTTAAAGTATTGAGCATGGCAATTGGATTTGATACTAATTCAGTTTCTTTAGATGAGAAATTTCATGTTTCGCAACCATTAACGATCGGTCGTTTTACGATTACAGACTACAAACCTAGAAGTTCCGTTATATCAACTGCGCAAGTATTAGCATATTCCTCTAATATCGGAATTGCAGCAATAGCTAATAGATTTGGAATAAAACAACAAGCAGAGTATTTTAAAAGATTTAAATTATTACAAAAAGTAGAATCCGATTTTCCTGAAATAACTAATCCTCTATTTCCACCACTTGCAAAATGGAATCATGCTTCTCTTATTACAATGAGTTATGGATACGGAATAGCAGTAACACCGCTGCATGCTATTACGGCTTTAGCAAGTACTATAAATGGAGGATTCCTTATACCTCCTCAATTTATAAAAAATGAGAAACAAACAATTAAAAAGAGCAAAATTTTAAAATCGAAGACTGTCCGTAAAATGCAACACTTGCTTCATTATGTAGTAAATCACTCTACTACAAAAAAATTTGCGATAGATGGCTATTGCATCGGTGGAAAGAGTGGCACGGCTGAGGTACTCCAACACGGACAATATGTTAAAAATATGAACAACGGATACTTTTTTAGTGTTTTTCCATGTAATAAACCTAAATATGCCGTATATGTAGTTATAAGAAATTCTAAGAAGAATACATATAATAAACACATAACGACTGGGGGAATTGTTGCTGGACCTGTAGCTAAGAACATAATGTTAAGCATCATTAATATAATGAACATGCAACATATTAAAGAATGCGATGATATACAAAATAAAATTATTAACTAA
- a CDS encoding Npt1/Npt2 family nucleotide transporter codes for MTQEIESVLNCGNIAYKYKEIMNNRLRAVSYSRFFKRFFSLSKVEFWKLMLSGLLFFLIISSYTIVRELQNVIFPAFLGLENMPLSKLATLLSLLPAALVDAYLIDRVRRATLLVVYLAVWIIIGLYVSFGLPLDILDLTSEKIFLTTLQKSTVWAFFLFVEGYTIFLMSTFWSFTNSINDPKSAKHTYGFIVASSKLGGMLTAFLAWALFSTSIDLGFSVVGKLRLLMVVAVLLLIIAFFIVCIAMEYLPSDVFTGYHNVPITKEKVRKTVCLRVLSSYLPIDMFLEYLC; via the coding sequence TTGACACAAGAAATAGAAAGTGTATTAAATTGTGGAAATATTGCTTACAAATATAAGGAAATTATGAATAACAGATTACGAGCTGTAAGCTATAGCAGATTCTTTAAGCGTTTTTTTAGCTTAAGTAAGGTAGAATTTTGGAAGTTAATGCTGAGCGGCTTGTTGTTTTTTCTTATAATTTCTTCTTATACGATAGTAAGAGAACTACAAAATGTTATATTTCCAGCTTTTTTAGGTTTAGAAAATATGCCACTTTCAAAGCTAGCGACGTTGCTTTCATTATTGCCAGCTGCTTTAGTGGATGCTTACTTGATAGATCGTGTTCGTAGAGCGACTTTGTTGGTAGTATATCTAGCAGTATGGATTATAATTGGTCTATATGTATCGTTCGGTTTACCGTTAGATATTCTAGATCTAACATCTGAGAAGATTTTTCTTACTACTTTGCAAAAATCTACTGTATGGGCGTTTTTCTTATTTGTAGAAGGCTATACCATATTTCTAATGTCGACTTTTTGGTCGTTCACAAATTCTATTAACGATCCTAAAAGTGCTAAGCATACATATGGTTTTATAGTAGCTTCATCGAAATTAGGAGGGATGTTAACAGCATTCTTAGCATGGGCATTATTTTCTACGTCTATAGATCTTGGATTTAGCGTAGTAGGTAAATTGAGATTACTAATGGTGGTTGCGGTATTGTTACTCATTATTGCCTTTTTTATCGTTTGTATTGCTATGGAGTATTTACCATCTGATGTATTTACTGGATATCACAATGTCCCTATTACAAAAGAAAAGGTTCGAAAGACGGTATGTTTAAGGGTATTAAGCTCTTATTTACCAATAGATATGTTCTTGGAATATTTATGCTGA
- the rsfS gene encoding ribosome silencing factor: MQNMYDVICKPSIERLKRAKAYDVCCYAIKDSIVAEYVIIAECSSTRHAISTANDMLEYLKKALDIPAVMIEGIRSGEWILLDIGTVIVHIFTKESREYYSLEEFITNSGGSIVLS, translated from the coding sequence ATGCAGAATATGTACGACGTGATATGCAAGCCATCAATTGAGAGATTAAAGCGAGCTAAAGCATATGATGTATGCTGTTATGCTATAAAAGACTCGATAGTTGCGGAATATGTGATTATAGCTGAATGTTCTTCGACAAGGCATGCTATCTCTACAGCAAACGATATGTTGGAGTATTTAAAAAAAGCTCTTGATATACCTGCCGTGATGATAGAAGGAATAAGAAGTGGTGAGTGGATTCTTTTAGATATAGGTACTGTGATAGTGCATATCTTTACAAAAGAGTCGAGAGAATATTATAGTCTCGAAGAATTTATAACAAATTCCGGCGGCAGTATCGTGCTATCATAA
- a CDS encoding MFS transporter, translating to MNSKSQRYNVFLWLLCAFFYFYQFIGRISPIGMAKQFSEELHLKASEFGLVTSTWYWAYSIMQIPMGIMLDRVKPHYLFFLAAVLAGTSSLLFSLSHTLFLACIARFMLGIAASAGFIGTMKVASLLFPKEKLPVFSGITSAIGTFTPVFGSKLIADAVLYYGWRDFCSFLFYIGIVISISFPIFFWGRKFKLDQDTIIEHKLSFLKQIKNVISERNVVVLGVLGLILYAPLTALADLWGPAIISSLYEIDQIKAIGISRLMYAGFGIGALGVGFIRKLVNNVYYAFSGVCAIAFCIIFIVTVLHQFINLTVLGILLFLLGFFCSLECVVFSEAIICVQKKRIGLTLGFINTMTMLGGAILQPVIGLVLDLLWCGQMNHGMRVYGTYEYGGAIVIIEMIMVAGICIGLYWQKSFSKMPQ from the coding sequence ATGAATAGTAAATCTCAGAGATATAATGTGTTTCTATGGTTACTTTGTGCTTTTTTCTATTTCTATCAATTTATAGGAAGAATCTCTCCTATTGGAATGGCGAAGCAGTTTTCCGAGGAATTACACCTCAAAGCGAGTGAATTTGGTCTTGTTACTTCTACATGGTATTGGGCATATTCCATAATGCAAATTCCAATGGGAATAATGCTAGATAGAGTGAAACCACATTATCTTTTTTTCTTGGCTGCAGTATTAGCTGGGACAAGTTCATTGTTATTCTCTCTGAGTCATACTCTTTTTTTAGCATGTATTGCTCGCTTTATGCTTGGGATTGCAGCATCTGCTGGTTTTATAGGAACAATGAAAGTCGCATCTTTGCTTTTTCCTAAAGAGAAGTTACCAGTGTTCTCAGGTATTACCAGCGCAATAGGTACTTTTACTCCAGTATTTGGTAGTAAGCTAATTGCTGATGCCGTACTATATTATGGATGGCGTGATTTTTGCTCATTCCTTTTCTATATTGGAATTGTGATATCTATATCGTTTCCTATATTCTTTTGGGGACGAAAATTTAAGTTAGATCAAGATACCATTATTGAACATAAACTTTCATTTCTGAAACAAATAAAGAATGTTATTAGCGAACGAAACGTTGTGGTATTAGGTGTTCTTGGCTTGATATTGTATGCACCATTGACAGCTCTTGCTGATTTATGGGGACCAGCGATTATCAGTTCTTTATATGAGATAGATCAGATAAAAGCAATTGGTATAAGCAGACTGATGTATGCAGGATTTGGTATAGGTGCTCTTGGAGTAGGTTTTATAAGAAAATTAGTAAATAATGTGTATTATGCTTTTTCTGGTGTATGTGCTATAGCATTTTGTATTATATTTATTGTTACTGTCTTACATCAGTTCATTAATCTTACTGTTTTGGGTATACTATTGTTCTTATTAGGCTTTTTTTGTTCATTAGAATGTGTAGTATTTTCTGAAGCGATAATATGTGTTCAGAAGAAAAGAATAGGGCTTACTTTAGGATTTATTAACACTATGACAATGCTTGGTGGAGCAATATTGCAACCAGTAATTGGGTTAGTACTAGATTTGTTATGGTGTGGTCAAATGAATCATGGAATGAGAGTATATGGTACATATGAATATGGAGGTGCTATCGTAATAATTGAAATGATAATGGTTGCTGGTATATGCATAGGACTATATTGGCAAAAAAGTTTTAGTAAAATGCCACAATGA